A section of the Malania oleifera isolate guangnan ecotype guangnan chromosome 2, ASM2987363v1, whole genome shotgun sequence genome encodes:
- the LOC131148735 gene encoding uncharacterized protein LOC131148735 — translation MSHRINRYPQPARPQRLPLPPPSPVRHWALTDDRWDYFLDDLELMQPLGFTGTREANSISRLVPPSPPIHTFMDPWPVLVPEREESRLTQDEQKKALKNLKKEIYNPMPKKISRRLNLYYREDSRHNFIEKEKERDDDGKRCAICLEDFEPREEVTLTPCNHMFHEDCIVPWVKNHGKCPVCRSAIYERGGESALSINNNNPADMNATNFLIMSFRRL, via the exons ATGAGCCACCGCATCAACAGGTATCCCCAACCAGCACGCCCCCAAAGACTTCCACTTCCCCCGCCAAGCCCGGTGCGACATTGGGCCCTTACCGACGACCGGTGGGACTACTTTTTAGACGATCTGGAGCTTATGCAGCCCCTTGGCTTCACTGG GACTAGAGAAGCAAACTCAATATCCAGGCTGGTCCCCCCTTCACCACCCATTCATACCTTTATGGATCCATGGCCAGTGCTTGTCCCGGAACGGGAAGAATCGCGATTGACCCAGGATGAGCAAAAGAAGGCCTTGAAGAATCTGAAGAAAGAAATCTACAACCCAATGCCAAAGAAGATTTCAAGGAGATTGAACCTGTATTACAGAGAGGATTCCAGACATAATTTCATAGAGAAGGAAAAGGAGAGAGATGACGATGGTAAGAGGTGTGCCATTTGCTTAGAAGATTTTGAGCCCAGAGAGGAAGTGACTCTAACCCCATGCAACCATATGTTCCATGAGGACTGCATCGTGCCATGGGTAAAGAACCATGGAAAGTGCCCAGTTTGTAGGTCTGCAATATATGAGCGAGGAGGAGAATCTGCATTGTCCATAAACAACAATAATCCTGCAGACATGAATGCTACTAATTTTTTGATAATGAGCTTTCGTCGTTTGTAA
- the LOC131148736 gene encoding U-box domain-containing protein 17-like has protein sequence MAAAAIFSSLRRRRSPTLEAFLAPIHLSDSALVKSLLLVSNELVSTFSHRSPPFQRRNFRTLIRKIEIFAVIFEFLATEMSNGFQLPSSAIVCFKELHIFLYRSKILLDYCFLSSRLWLLLQNSLISSHFHDLKQEVSTFFDICPLEAFELCDDVREQIELLKKQANSAKFFIDHSDETFRRRLFGFLDEFGEGVVPDPMELRAFFVERLGIQDAKSCASEIEFLEELICNYGEDVEPSLPVLNGVVALLRYCKFLIFGFDKAEEIMGLGNEKKLRKSVISQEIAETFVTIPKDFCCPISLELMRDPVIVSTGQTYDRISIVQWMEEGNYSCPKTGQALDNSRLVPNKALQSLISRWCIAHGIPFDPPECADACKETVPVALPTSVVIEANRATVKLLVEQLSRGSQSVKACAAHELRLLAKTGKENRAYIAEAGAIPLLHKLLSSPNPVAQENSVTAILNLSIYDNNKSRIMEEIGCLKSIVQVLRFGHTREAKENAAATLFSLSAVHDYKTKITNEEGTIDALAGLLKEGTLRGKKDAITALFNLSTHVDNCSRMIESGAVRALVEALETEGVVEEAAGALALLVRQPLGAEAVRNEEMAVPRLIETMRRGTPKGKENAVAALLELCRSGGSVTTEKVVRVSIFPGLLQNLMFTGTKRARRKALSLAKVCHRCDAASLPYGWWGVEYTFARNSAANLGSSFASDVSASIAISVPVL, from the coding sequence ATGGCCGCTGCTGCTATATTCTCTTCTCTAAGGAGGAGAAGATCACCTACCTTGGAAGCCTTCTTGGCTCCTATCCACCTCTCAGATTCAGCTCTAGTCAAGTCCCTCCTTCTCGTGTCTAATGAACTCGTTTCGACATTCTCACATCGATCACCCCCTTTTCAGCGCAGAAATTTTAGAACCCTTATTCGAAAGATTGAGATCTTTGCTGTGATCTTTGAATTTCTCGCTACCGAAATGTCCAATGGCTTCCAACTCCCGTCCAGTGCTATTGTTTGCTTCAAAGAACTCCATATTTTTTTGTACCGATCCAAAATACTGTTAGACTATTGCTTCCTATCGAGCCGGTTGTGGCTCCTCCTTCAGAATTCTTTGATTTCCAGCCATTTTCACGACCTTAAGCAGGAAGTTTCCACATTTTTTGATATCTGCCCTCTGGAGGCATTTGAATTGTGTGATGATGTTAGGGAGCAAATTGAGCTATTGAAAAAGCAAGCAAACAGTGCCAAGTTCTTCATTGATCATTCCGATGAAACATTTAGGCGTCGGCTCTTTGGTTTTCTTGATGAATTTGGGGAAGGAGTGGTGCCTGATCCTATGGAGCTTCGGGCATTTTTTGTTGAAAGATTGGGTATTCAGGATGCTAAGAGTTGTGCAAGTGAGATCGAGTTTCTTGAGGAGTTAATTTGCAATTACGGGGAAGATGTTGAGCCCAGTTTACCAGTGCTCAATGGTGTTGTTGCACTTCTCCGTTATTGTAAATTCTTGATTTTTGGGTTTGACAAAGCTGAAGAAATTATGGGTTTGGGTAATGAAAAGAAGCTGAGAAAGAGTGTGATTTCTCAAGAAATTGCAGAGACGTTTGTCACAATTCCAAAAGATTTTTGTTGCCCGATCTCGTTGGAATTGATGCGCGACCCTGTTATTGTCTCTACTGGGCAAACCTATGATCGAATTTCAATAGTTCAGTGGATGGAAGAAGGGAATTATAGCTGCCCAAAAACTGGGCAGGCACTTGACAATAGCCGGCTTGTACCAAATAAAGCTCTTCAAAGCTTGATTTCCAGATGGTGCATTGCTCATGGAATACCTTTTGACCCACCAGAATGTGCAGACGCCTGCAAGGAAACTGTTCCAGTGGCTTTGCCCACCAGTGTTGTGATTGAAGCCAACAGAGCCACTGTTAAGCTTCTTGTAGAACAGTTATCTCGTGGGTCTCAGAGTGTGAAAGCTTGTGCTGCACATGAGCTAAGATTGCTTGCAAAAACTGGAAAAGAGAACCGTGCTTACATTGCTGAAGCTGGGGCAATTCCCCTTCTCCACAAGCTACTTTCATCTCCTAATCCAGTTGCACAAGAGAACTCTGTAACAGCAATACTCAACTTGTCTATCTATGACAATAATAAGAGCCGCATTATGGAAGAAATAGGGTGTTTGAAGTCAATTGTTCAGGTTCTTAGATTTGGACACACAAGAGAGGCAAAGGAAAATGCTGCAGCGACACTTTTCAGCCTCTCTGCGGTGCATGACTATAAAACAAAAATTACAAATGAAGAAGGGACCATTGATGCACTGGCAGGGTTGCTGAAGGAGGGGACTTTGAGAGGAAAGAAGGATGCCATTACTGCACTGTTTAATTTGTCTACACATGTGGACAATTGCAGCAGAATGATTGAGTCAGGAGCTGTGAGAGCTCTGGTAGAAGCATTGGAAACTGAAGGGGTGGTGGAGGAGGCAGCTGGTGCTTTGGCCTTGCTAGTTAGGCAGCCACTTGGAGCAGAGGCTGTCAGGAATGAAGAGATGGCAGTGCCAAGGTTGATTGAAACAATGCGACGTGGGACCCCAAAGGGTAAAGAAAATGCGGTTGCAGCATTGCTTGAGCTGTGTCGCAGTGGTGGTTCAGTCACGACGGAGAAGGTTGTTAGAGTTTCGATTTTTCCAGGCCTACTTCAAAATCTGATGTTTACAGGCACAAAGCGGGCAAGACGGAAGGCTTTATCACTTGCTAAGGTTTGCCATAGGTGTGATGCAGCATCCTTACCTTATGGCTGGTGGGGAGTAGAATACACATTCGCAAGGAACTCAGCTGCAAACTTGGGTTCAAGCTTTGCTAGCGATGTTTCAGCATCAATCGCCATATCAGTGCCTGTTTTATAG